A DNA window from Maribellus comscasis contains the following coding sequences:
- a CDS encoding acyltransferase family protein, which produces MKTEQKPRLWYIDNLRIFLISLVVLHHLAITYGAPGDWYYNETRLDFPAIVPMTLFVATNQSFFMGMFFFISALFILPSLNKKGNKRYIKDRLIRLGVPLVVFFFVLSPLTIFIRNRFIRGEDVSLADYWLHAYGTGFGPLWFVEALFVFTAFYLLFRKISSVKMTTKFPGTPAILLVAFLTGLLQFIIRIWLPVGWSLPFTGFQIPFFVQYITLFVLGIIAYQNNWLESVSLKSGKRWFIFAQILILIVFPPIIYFGGVEKGVDAFTGGFTWQSFSYAVWEQLVGFSLILGLLGLAKKYFNRQGKVAKQLSGSAYGVFVFHTPVIVSVSAIFLSWETFPILKFVMLAPLALVLVFCVAFLFRKLPLVKKIL; this is translated from the coding sequence ATGAAAACAGAACAAAAGCCGAGGCTATGGTACATTGACAATCTTCGCATTTTTCTTATTAGTTTGGTCGTCTTGCATCATTTGGCGATAACTTATGGTGCTCCGGGAGACTGGTATTATAACGAAACCCGGTTGGATTTTCCGGCAATAGTACCAATGACTTTGTTTGTCGCGACAAACCAGTCGTTTTTTATGGGAATGTTTTTCTTTATTTCCGCTCTTTTTATTTTGCCATCGCTAAATAAAAAAGGAAACAAAAGGTATATCAAAGACAGGTTGATACGATTAGGAGTTCCTTTGGTGGTTTTTTTCTTTGTATTGTCACCACTTACTATATTTATTCGGAATCGCTTTATCAGAGGCGAGGATGTATCTCTGGCAGATTACTGGCTTCACGCATACGGGACTGGATTTGGCCCGTTGTGGTTTGTGGAGGCCCTTTTTGTTTTTACCGCTTTTTATCTGCTGTTCAGAAAAATATCCTCAGTAAAAATGACCACTAAATTTCCAGGAACACCAGCTATTTTACTTGTGGCCTTTCTGACAGGGCTTCTCCAATTTATTATCCGGATTTGGCTTCCGGTTGGCTGGAGTCTGCCCTTCACCGGTTTTCAAATCCCGTTTTTTGTTCAATATATCACTCTTTTTGTTTTAGGCATTATAGCGTATCAAAACAACTGGCTCGAATCTGTTTCGCTCAAATCAGGAAAACGATGGTTTATTTTTGCACAGATACTGATTTTGATTGTTTTTCCTCCGATTATTTATTTTGGAGGAGTTGAAAAAGGTGTTGACGCATTTACCGGCGGCTTTACCTGGCAAAGTTTTAGCTATGCTGTTTGGGAACAATTAGTTGGGTTCTCCTTAATTTTAGGATTGCTTGGTCTTGCAAAGAAATATTTTAACAGACAGGGAAAAGTGGCCAAACAACTTTCAGGAAGCGCATACGGTGTGTTTGTCTTCCATACACCGGTGATTGTTTCTGTAAGTGCCATATTTTTGTCATGGGAAACATTCCCGATATTAAAGTTTGTAATGCTGGCACCGCTGGCTCTGGTATTGGTTTTTTGTGTTGCCTTCTTGTTTAGAAAACTTCCATTGGTAAAAAAAATACTTTAA
- a CDS encoding RNA polymerase sigma factor: MLKIISGDTDKIGLLYEKYSNLLFGYFFKLTRNRELSEDLVNDVFLKILYSKDSYRGDGIFTVWMFRIAHSIFVDNYNKSKRLNTKEIFSNTTGTIVDPEISHEKEENRKLIHRALLKLKKKEREVIVLSKLNELKYKEVAEILHCTEEAAKTRTFRALKNLKIVLQKIQN; this comes from the coding sequence ATGCTGAAGATCATCAGTGGTGACACCGACAAAATCGGGTTACTGTACGAAAAGTACAGCAACTTACTTTTCGGGTATTTTTTTAAACTAACCCGAAACAGGGAGCTAAGCGAAGACCTGGTAAATGATGTGTTCTTAAAAATCTTGTATTCAAAAGACAGTTACAGAGGAGATGGAATATTCACGGTCTGGATGTTTAGAATTGCCCACTCCATTTTTGTCGACAATTACAACAAAAGCAAAAGGCTAAACACCAAAGAAATATTTTCGAATACAACCGGAACTATAGTGGACCCTGAGATATCACATGAAAAAGAAGAGAACAGAAAACTTATTCACAGAGCGTTGCTGAAACTAAAAAAGAAAGAACGAGAAGTGATTGTACTCAGCAAACTCAACGAACTAAAATATAAAGAAGTGGCAGAAATACTTCATTGCACCGAAGAAGCAGCGAAAACAAGAACCTTCAGAGCATTAAAAAATCTGAAGA